The proteins below are encoded in one region of Apium graveolens cultivar Ventura chromosome 4, ASM990537v1, whole genome shotgun sequence:
- the LOC141721418 gene encoding uncharacterized protein LOC141721418, protein MKHKAEKKLKVLCLHGYGYSGAYLKMRLQVWPSNVLQTMDFVFIDAPFPTHNKSFPAFSWFNSSPEDPGEYDRTFNESMALIEETMVKFGPFDGVLGFSQGAYIAAALPGMQAQGMALTKVEAIKFVVVISGGKLGGSKVPAPTLAKNAFTTLTEIPSLHCFGENDSFAKLPAIELLGSFVDPFVIFHSGGHEVPKLDEEGLKVMISFVNKIQATVSAHGLRSLL, encoded by the exons ATGAAACACAAGGCTGAGAAGAAGTTGAAAGTTCTGTGTCTTCATGGGTATGGATATAGTGGTGCATATCTTAAGATGCGCCTTCAAGTATGGCCATCAAATGTACTGCAAACTATGGATTTTGTATTCATAGATGCTCCTTTTCCAACCCACAATAAATCATTCCCCGCTTTTTCGTGGTTTAACTCTTCTCCTGAG GATCCCGGTGAATACGATAGGACGTTTAATGAGTCTATGGCACTTATCGAGGAAACCATGGTAAAATTTGGACCATTTGATGGGGTTCTAGGCTTCTCCCAG GGAGCTTACATTGCAGCTGCTTTACCAGGGATGCAAGCCCAG GGTATGGCTCTAACTAAAGTTGAAGCGATAAAATTTGTCGTGGTGATATCTGGAGGTAAGTTAGGAGGCTCCAAGGTTCCAGCTCCCACGCTAGCCAAAAATGCATTCACCACTCTGACTGAGATTCCCTCACTCCACTGCTTTG GAGAGAATGACTCATTTGCAAAGTTACCAGCAATTGAACTTTTGGGGTCGTTTGTTGATCCTTTTGTAATTTTTCACTCAGGGGGTCACGAGGTACCTAAATTAG ATGAAGAAGGTTTGAAGGTGATGATAAGTTTTGTCAATAAGATTCAAGCCACGGTTTCAGCCCATGGACTCCGGTCACTTCTGTAG